The Pseudomonas sp. SCB32 DNA window GGCGTGGGGTTCGGTGTGGGCTTGGCTTAGATCGCGTCGGTGCCGGTTTCGCCGGTACGGATACGAATGGCCTGTTCCAGATTTACGACAAAGATCTTGCCGTCACCGATCTTCCCGGTGTTGGCGGCCTTGGTGATGGCTTCGATAACACGATCCAGTTGGTCATCGGCGATGGCGACGTCGATCTTCACCTTAGGCAGGAAATCGACGACGTATTCCGCGCCACGGTACAGCTCGGTGTGGCCCTTCTGCCGGCCGAAGCCCTTGACTTCGGTCACAGTGATGCCCTGCACGCCGATCTCGGACAGCGACTCACGAACGTCGTCCAGCTTGAACGGCTTGATGATGGCTGTGACTAGCTTCATGTAACTCTCTCCCGTGTTTTGGTGGACCCGCCCCAGGAAGAACGAACCCGGAGACAAGTCTAAGCGCAGTGTCTGGCTTTTGTAATGCGCCGGCCGCCCTACCTCAGCACTCCGACTCTTATCCAGCCGCTTGATGCGTTGCGATCCACCGCTTCGCCTGCTGCACCGGAACTGCATCGGTGCACGCCATATCTGCCCCAAAGCATGAAGCTTGCCAGTTCCCGGAAATGCCCGAGACATCAGGCACTTGGTCCGAAATGCGGCTTTCTGGCGATTCGCCAGCGCCCTTGTGGCGCACCGAAAACATGCACGGTGAGCGGACACACTGCTCAAAAAGCGTGCAACCCCGCACGCCGCAGCCGCCACCGGCTGCGTGATAGACTGCGCTCTGATTCAATCCGGAACCCATGAACCATGCTGCCGCCCAAAGCCTTCCTCGATGCCATCAGCCAACAAGCCGGACGCCTGTTCGGCGGCGAATCGCCCTTGCCGAAGGCCGAGCTGGAAGCCCAGTTCAAGGTTCTGATGCAGAGCGCCTTCAGCAAGCTCGACCTGGTCAGCCGTGACGAGTTCGACAGCCAGATGGTGGTGCTCGCCCGCACCCGCGCACGCCTCGAGGCCCTGGAAGCCAAGGTCGCGGAAATGGAAGCCAGGCTCTCGCCGCCCGCCGACGCCGCCCCAGCCGAGTAAAACAGGCAGGGAAGCTCCACCGGCGGGGCGGCATGCGATCAAGGAGTGATCCATGTCCCTCGCCGTCGTCCACAGCCGTGCCCAGGTCGGTGTAGAAGCACCCGGTGTCACCGTCGAGGCGCATCTGGCCAACGGCCTGCCGTCGCTGACCCTGGTCGGCCTGCCCGAAGGCGCCGTGAAGGAGAGCAAGGACCGCGTCCGCAGCGCCCTGCTCAATGCCGGCTTCGACTTCCCCGCCCGTCGCATCACCCTGAATCTCGCCCCGGCCGACCTGCCGAAGGACGGCGGGCGCTTCGACCTGGCCATTGCCCTGGGCATCCTCGCCGCCAGCGGGCAACTCGCCGATGCCAGCGGCCTGGATGATCT harbors:
- a CDS encoding accessory factor UbiK family protein — encoded protein: MLPPKAFLDAISQQAGRLFGGESPLPKAELEAQFKVLMQSAFSKLDLVSRDEFDSQMVVLARTRARLEALEAKVAEMEARLSPPADAAPAE
- the glnK gene encoding P-II family nitrogen regulator yields the protein MKLVTAIIKPFKLDDVRESLSEIGVQGITVTEVKGFGRQKGHTELYRGAEYVVDFLPKVKIDVAIADDQLDRVIEAITKAANTGKIGDGKIFVVNLEQAIRIRTGETGTDAI